The Candidatus Marsarchaeota archaeon DNA segment TACTGGCAATTCAGGAGATGGCGGCTGGACAAAGGCAGGCATAGTTATACAGAATAACATAACTGATTCGTCAGTTTCAAACGGCGAAGCGGCAATCGAGGCAACCTCAGGGCAAGGATTCGCATACCAGTGGCAGAGCGGCACATCGTATGTGGCGCCTTCAGGAAGCTATCACGCATACGGCGGATACAGCATATCATATCCTGCGATAGAAAGCCTGATACCTGAAAGTACTTCGACAGTAGGCGGCTATTATGGCAGAACCCTTGGCTCTTTGTCGCAGGAAGGCTATTCTTCTACTCCTACTTCCATGTCTTCTACTGGCAGCGTAGGCCTGCTTATAACCGCTCACTATGATGCTGGGACTTCATCAGCAACCTTCCAGTACCTTCTGTCACGCGCCTATCCCCCAAGCGGCGTAATGCCAGTGCCTCTTTTCGGCTCGCTATCATAGCCTTATGCTGTATTTTGCTTATATTATGCATGCGCCAAAGAGCGGCACAGCTGGGTCTTTAAAAATGGGCTTTTTGTGTCGTGCAAAATAAGAAAAAAAGTAAAGTTTTGCTTCAGCATCATTTAAAAACCTTGTTGCAGACTTAAAATATAGATTATTGGTGAATAAATGGACGCAAAAGGGGATAGTGATAAAATAGGTGCATTAAGCGCAAATGCCACAGAAGTGGAGCTCCAGCTGGATTTGGACAAGAGCATGGAGGAAGAGAAGATAGACCAGAACCTTATATCAAACATAAACAACGTAAGGCCTGAAACTGGAGGAGATTACGATGCAAATGCGGTAGACCCTATACTGGCGCCATATCACAGGACAATAGAAGAGATAGAGGCCATGCCAGTAATAGAGCGCACAAAGACAGTGTGCCCAGAATGCAAGCTCGTGATAGACGGCACAATATACAAGGACGGGGACAACGTAATGATCAGGAAGAAGTGCCCAGAGCACGGCTGGACTGTTGAAAAGTACTGGGAAGACTATGACATGTACATGAAAATGAGGCGCTACAACTATTTTGGCAGGGGCTTTGACAACCCGAATTACATAACAGAGACCAAGGGCGCAAACTGCCCGTTTGACTGCGGAATGTGCGAAAGGCACAAGTCGCATACAGGTCTTGCAAACGTTGTGGTAACAAACAGGTGCCACCTGAGCTGCTGGTACTGCTTCTTCTATGCAAAAGAGGGCGAGGCGATATATGAGCCAAGCCTGCCTGAAATAGAGAAGATATTCAGGAACCTGCGCAGCCAGAAGCCAATACCTGCGAACGCCATACAGATAACTGGCGGCGAGCCGACAATGCACCCGCACATAGTTGAAATAATAGAAATGGCAAAGAAGGCCGGCTTCGACCAGATACAGCTCAACACAACAGGCATAAACCTTGCCCTGAATCCTGACCTGGCAGTTAAGCTAAGGCATGCAGGAGTCAGCACGCTTTACATGAGCTATGATGGCGTAAGCAAGAGGGCAAACCCCAAGAACCACTGGGAGGTGCCTATGACTCTTGAAGCTGCAAGGAAAGCAGGAATAAGCATAGTGCTTGTGCCCACAGTAATACGCACAATAAACGACCACGAGCTTGGTGCAATGATAAACTTCGCGCTGAACAACAGCGACATAATAAGGGCAGTAAACTTCCAGCCTGTGTCGCTTGTGGGAAGGATGCCTTCAAGGCTAAGGGAAAAGCAGCGCATATCAATACCAGGCGCCATAAAGCTTATAGAGCAGCAGACAAATGGCGTAGTGGCCAAGGAGGACTGGTTCTCAGTGCCTTACATAGGCGGAATAAACAAGTTCATAGAAGCCCTAACAGGCGAGTACAAATACGACATGTCCATACACTTTGCATGCGGCGCAGGCACTTACATATTCGTGGACAGCGACAACAAGATAATACCGATAACAAGGTTCGTGGACGCGGCAGGCCTTGTGGAGCACCTGCAGAGGGCAGTCGACGAGATGGAAGGCAAGAGCAGGCTTGAGAGGCGCATGATAGCGGTAAAGACGCTGCTAGGTTTCAAGAAATTCATAGACAAGTCGCACCAGCCAAAGTCTGTCAATTTCTCAAAGCTGCTGGGCTCTGTATTCCTGAAGCACGATTTCGCAAGCATGGGCAAGTTCCAGATGAAATCAATATTCCTTGGCATGATGCACTTCCAGGACGAGTATACATACGACATACACAGGGTAGAAAAGTGCGACATACACTACGCCATGCCTGATGGCGAGGTGCTGCCTTTCTGCACATTCAACGTATTCCCAGAAGTATACAGGGACAAGGTGCAGAAGCAGTACAGCATACCCTCAATGGAGTGGCAGCAGACGCACAAGGACTGGAGCTATTCAAAGGACAAGTACATAAGGAACATAAAGGAGCTTGAGGCCAGCCCGCAGTACCGCAAGACGTATGGCGAGATGATAGACTATTTTGCGCTGCCGGTCAACGGCGGCAAGCCTGTCGCCAACTTTGCGAACGAGGTGCTGAAGAATTGAATTGGGCTTTTGTTTTTTAAGCCCTTAAATATGCATGGTGCTTTGGATTGGACAGATCTGACAAAAAGCCTAAAATGAGCGAGTATCAAGAGGACTTGATAAAGAATTCAAGCATAGACCAGGAGATGCTGAAGAAGCAGTACATAGAGGAGAACGGCAACCTGTTCAGGGTGCCGTACAGGATGGTCGCTAAGGTCACTTTCAGCAACGTGAGCAAGGCAGATTTTGTAGACCCAGAGCATGCGGCTCGTTTGCAGTACAGGCTTATGCTGAATGACGCCATACTCAAGGCGCGCGTGCATTACGCAAAAGGCAACATAGTCATAATCTACAATCCGGAAAACGCCGACAACCTGAAGGAGAAGATAAGCCTCGAGGAAATAATAAAGTTCCTTAATAGCGAAGGTGTGCATGTAAGCGCTGCGAACGCTGTGAAAGAGGACTATGACTACTACAAGAATTTCTATTCCTACGCCTTTAGCCCTCCAGCCATACGCGAGCACGCACCATACGGCTATACGCTGCAGGAATGGCGCAAGATAAAGCCTGAGTGGGAAAAGAAAAAGGTAGAATACACTGTCAAGAAGGAGCAGCAGTTCCACGACTGGCAGATGAGCTACCTTAGAGAGCATCCAGAGCTGGCAAAGGAGCTCGGAATTGAGCTGCAGGATAAGAAAAAGCTTACCCTGAAGGAAAAGCTGCTCGGCAGGAAAAGCAGCTCAGGCAAGGGATTCTGGTTCCACGGAGCATAAGCCCTAGTTTTTAGCCAGGCAGCTTTGTCATTGCTATTATGCCGTCTATTACTCCGTTCGCCCCAACACCGCCAGTGCTCCTTACAACGATCCTGTGGCTGAGCACAGGCCTTGCCAGGTATTTTATATCGTCTATTGACACATCGCTCCTGCCCTCGACAAGCGCCTTTGCCTTGCCGCATGCCATGAAGCTTATCTCGGCCCTTGGGCTTGCACCCATTAGCACGTGCATCTCCTTTCTGGTCGCCTGAGCTATGGAGGTTATGTATTTTACGACCTCGTCAGATATATTCACGGCCTTTGCCTGCTTCTGCAGGCTTAGAACATCCTCCTTGCTCAGCACCCTGTTTATGTGCGTGCTTTCTTCGTTTTCCTTTATCCTGAGCATCTGCTCTTCATCCTCAGCCCTCGCATAGTCTACTGCTATGCGCATCAGAAACCTGTCGGCCAGGACCTTCGGCAATGGCGACGTGCCCTCTATGTTCAGGGGGTTCTGCGTGGCAAACGTTATAAAAGGCCTTTCCAAGGGCATTGTTGCTGTGCCGAGCGTTACCTGCTTCTCCTCAAGCGCCTCAAGCAAAGCGGTCGCAGTCCTCTGGGGGGTCCTGTTAAGCTCGTCTATAAGCAGTATGTTGGTGAATATGGGGCCCTTCTTTACCTCCACGTTCTTTGTCTTTTCATCCAGATACGTGAAGCCCACGACATCCTTGAACTCCAGGTCCGGGGTTCCCTGAATCCTTGCAAAATCAGCCTCTATGGTTTCGCTCAGGGCCTTTGTCATTGTAGTCTTGGCGAGCCCTGGCACACCCTCAAGGAGCGCGTGCCCGTCAGCTACGACTGCTATGAACATCAGCTTTATTATTTCATCGTTGCCTGCGACCTTTTTCTTTATCTCCTTTACGACAGCTTCAAATGCATCCTTTGGATTCGTTATATGCACCTTGCGCTTAGCGCAGTATTATTTCGCATGCCCTATTTATAAAGATTATTACTTGCCGCGCCTGCATGCGCAAAAAGAATGCAAAGCTAAGCCCCTGCACGCAACATTTATAGATGTTGATTTTACAATATCAACTGTTGTAAGAAGTACGTTAATGTCTAGTGGTGAAAATGATTGGCAAGAAGGCAGAGCAGAACGGCTTTATAACGCTTGACGAGGTCTACGAAATACTCAAGGAGCGCAAGAAGAGCCCTAAGCCGCTGACATACGAGCAGCAGCTGGCATACGAGTATGTTGAAAAATTCAAGCTGCCAAAAAAGCATACTGAAAAGGCAAAGTCCGATCTGCAGAAGCTTGGCATTCTGAGCGATTATGCAGTGGCAAAACTTATCGAGGTAATGCCAAAGAACGCCGGCATGGTCAGGCAAATACTTGCAAAGGAAAAGGGCAGCATAGACGATTCGGCGATAAGCAAGATACTTGAGATAACTACGAGCAAGGGATAATCTGATGCATGCAGTTTCAGTATACATAAATGAAAAAGCGGGTACTATCACATGGAAGGGGAGAAAAGGGAGGAATATGCGGTTGTGCTGGACTTCATGTCTAGCGGAAAGTCTTTTTCTTCAAGGTCAGAGCCTGTCGCACAGCTGATAGGCGAGGAATGGTTTACACTTTTTGAAGCAACGCCAAAGCCTTCGATGCAGCTCAACATAGGGGAGCGCGTTTACATAGGCAAGGGCGAGCGCGACAAGATAGCAATGATACGCTTCAGGATAAGCTATTCAGAGCTTACGCAGACAGCGCAAAGCAACCTCAAGAACGTCATCATGCAGATAATAAAAAGCAACCCGGAGCGCTTTGTCGCGATCTTCAACAACGCAGGCCCGTTAAA contains these protein-coding regions:
- a CDS encoding radical SAM protein → MDAKGDSDKIGALSANATEVELQLDLDKSMEEEKIDQNLISNINNVRPETGGDYDANAVDPILAPYHRTIEEIEAMPVIERTKTVCPECKLVIDGTIYKDGDNVMIRKKCPEHGWTVEKYWEDYDMYMKMRRYNYFGRGFDNPNYITETKGANCPFDCGMCERHKSHTGLANVVVTNRCHLSCWYCFFYAKEGEAIYEPSLPEIEKIFRNLRSQKPIPANAIQITGGEPTMHPHIVEIIEMAKKAGFDQIQLNTTGINLALNPDLAVKLRHAGVSTLYMSYDGVSKRANPKNHWEVPMTLEAARKAGISIVLVPTVIRTINDHELGAMINFALNNSDIIRAVNFQPVSLVGRMPSRLREKQRISIPGAIKLIEQQTNGVVAKEDWFSVPYIGGINKFIEALTGEYKYDMSIHFACGAGTYIFVDSDNKIIPITRFVDAAGLVEHLQRAVDEMEGKSRLERRMIAVKTLLGFKKFIDKSHQPKSVNFSKLLGSVFLKHDFASMGKFQMKSIFLGMMHFQDEYTYDIHRVEKCDIHYAMPDGEVLPFCTFNVFPEVYRDKVQKQYSIPSMEWQQTHKDWSYSKDKYIRNIKELEASPQYRKTYGEMIDYFALPVNGGKPVANFANEVLKN
- a CDS encoding MoxR family ATPase, producing MHITNPKDAFEAVVKEIKKKVAGNDEIIKLMFIAVVADGHALLEGVPGLAKTTMTKALSETIEADFARIQGTPDLEFKDVVGFTYLDEKTKNVEVKKGPIFTNILLIDELNRTPQRTATALLEALEEKQVTLGTATMPLERPFITFATQNPLNIEGTSPLPKVLADRFLMRIAVDYARAEDEEQMLRIKENEESTHINRVLSKEDVLSLQKQAKAVNISDEVVKYITSIAQATRKEMHVLMGASPRAEISFMACGKAKALVEGRSDVSIDDIKYLARPVLSHRIVVRSTGGVGANGVIDGIIAMTKLPG
- a CDS encoding DNA-directed RNA polymerase subunit F → MIGKKAEQNGFITLDEVYEILKERKKSPKPLTYEQQLAYEYVEKFKLPKKHTEKAKSDLQKLGILSDYAVAKLIEVMPKNAGMVRQILAKEKGSIDDSAISKILEITTSKG
- a CDS encoding DUF655 domain-containing protein — encoded protein: MEGEKREEYAVVLDFMSSGKSFSSRSEPVAQLIGEEWFTLFEATPKPSMQLNIGERVYIGKGERDKIAMIRFRISYSELTQTAQSNLKNVIMQIIKSNPERFVAIFNNAGPLNIREHSLELLPGIGKKHLQAILNARKEKKFESFEDITSRIPLLQDPAGMIAQRIILELEGNERFYMMTKPYFKKEQRQ